A single Phoenix dactylifera cultivar Barhee BC4 chromosome 1, palm_55x_up_171113_PBpolish2nd_filt_p, whole genome shotgun sequence DNA region contains:
- the LOC103715981 gene encoding uncharacterized protein LOC103715981, translating to MVYTYTPTYYSSIQDTITSLCKSILPFSLQNRRLPQEQKLAKQQSDNLKWQQDSFHRILNLIGLHKEGIVPESDVTAFRSHLLDTLIASPAHPEPVSVIRDKLLFLQELFYAKCITAEEYHSSKRPLLQRLAVQGAEIDCRDVIVGTPATTTSSEEEWTVIELGDREPTTMTTEKAKHKTSIRSFIGKAASPYKSWRGKGKENSANFYGNQNGNKQSSILAAESSPLVPVKSETTRRKPFHALFQKEQRDENESKDPSIPRPEERVPKYSKKKQWGLDGIKKWKRNNAEEESATPYLPPGERTDDDSSSVPCMLVASPIGEGPDTKRMKKKMHSDGSTSDFFIDKVLGENIKKELTLIQSELCSENPNISFSDEQIEVISTRLPVDREDLNNFFPRSWCDRYGDIVLDVVRKEFKDHVGEMENLRNAAREKHGSADKWVAFEDNNENFHTNL from the exons ATGGTGTACACCTACACACCCACCTATTACTCTTCCATCCAAGACACCATCACCTCTCTGTGCAAATCCatcctccccttctccctccAGAATCGGCGCCTGCCGCAAGAGCAGAAGCTCGCCAAGCAGCAATCCGACAACCTCAAATGGCAGCAGGACTCCTTCCACCGGATCCTCAACCTGATCGGCCTCCACAAGGAAGGAATCGTCCCCGAGAGCGACGTCACGGCTTTCCGATCCCATCTGCTCGATACCCTCATCGCCTCCCCGGCCCATCCGGAACCAGTTAGTGTGATCAGAGATAAGCTGCTGTTCTTGCAG GAACTTTTCTATGCCAAATGCATCACAGCCGAGGAGTACCATTCTTCCAAGAGGCCTCTGCTGCAGAGGCTCGCCGTGCAAGGGGCCGAGATCGATTGCAGAGATGTGATCGTCGGGACGCCAGCTACTACCACCTCATCGGAAGAGGAGTGGACGGTTATAGAGCTCGGGGACAGAGAGCCCACGACGATGACAACCGAGAAGGCGAAGCATAAGACTTCGATTAGATCTTTTATCGGCAAGGCGGCCTCTCCATACAAATCATGGAGAGGGAAAGGGAAGGAGAATTCTGCGAATTTTTACGGGAATCAAAACGGTAATAAACAAAGTTCGATACTTGCGGCCGAGAGCTCGCCGCTGGTACCTGTCAAGTCCGAGACGACGAGGAGGAAGCCGTTCCATGCTCTATTTCAGAAAGAACAACGCGATGAGAATGAGAGCAAGGACCCATCCATTCCTAGGCCTGAAGAGAGAGTGCCGAAATATTCGAAGAAGAAGCAGTGGGGTCTTGATGGGATCAAGAAATGGAAGAGAAATAATGCTGAAGAGGAGTCCGCAACTCCTTACCTGCCTCCCGGGGAGAGAACAGATGATGATAGTTCATCAGttccttgcatgctcgtggccAGCCCGATCGGAGAAGGCCCTGATACAAAGAGGATGAAGAAAAAGATGCACTCGGATGGCTCCACCTCTGATTTTTTCATCGATAAG GTCTTGGGGGAGAACATAAAGAAGGAGCTCACTCTAATCCAATCGGAACTATGTTCAGAGAATCCAAACATTAGTTTCTC ggATGAACAAATCGAGGTAATATCGACGAGGCTTCCTGTTGACAGGGAAGACCTGAACAATTTCTTTCCAAG GTCATGGTGTGACCGGTATGGGGACATTGTGCTCGATGTCGTGAGGAAGGAGTTCAAAGATCATGTTGGTGAGATGGAAAACCTGAGAAATGCTGCAAGAGAGAAACATGGCAGTGCAGATAAATGGGTAGCTTTTGAAGATAACAATGAGAACTTTCACACCAACCTCTGA